The genomic window ACGTAGAAAGCAAAGACAGCCGGATGACGTATATAATAGTAAGCGCTTACTACTTTGTCGATTGGATGGCGtaccaaatttatataaatcgGCTTATTATGTCCAAATTCAGTGAAATTAATCCAATTTATATGTTCCACATAAGAGAGTGGTTCATTTTCGGCAATTATCTCTTCAACAATTTCGCGCTGCACATCAACGTCCGTTAGGATAGCGGCATTCTTTAGCGGTGCATTACGGTAAGGTTCAAAATCATTTATTCTCGAGAGCACATTCAAAAGGTCGGACATTGATTGGGAACCGACCTTTTCTACGCGATTAAAGAAAAGTACCTCTAGTTCGGCATTTTTGGTATTATTTAGTTGTTTCGCGTTTAACGTGTAAAGCTTCatgaatatttttggaaaagaatTGGAAACAGTGGGAAGACTTTGTAAATCCTTGCTTTTCTATGatgtatattttatgtacaAACATGTGCGGGTTAATGGGAAGAAATTGTCAGAGTTGAGCTGAGATGAAATGGTACCGCTACTATGTAATGCATCTCTACttattgttggtgtttttaTGTGGcgaatttgaattaattgaaatttctaaTATCTAAATGAGTTCTTGTTAATACAGTGCGGTACTCAAGTACCAagatatttttgattttctcatttaatttcaaaacgattCAAGTCGAATTGACTACCGAGCGAATAGAGTCAATTTTGTATTcctataatatgtttttttataatgcGGAGACACCACATTCTCATCCAAATGTTACTATTGTCAATTTATGagattttttcattgaatttgacATTATGcaaaccacacatacatatttacttacaatgcataatgcatttatttttttatttggcactTTAAAGTGCATATACTTATTTATCATCTATATAtgcctaaaaaaataattaaaataattacgagcaggtattaaatttacattttgcgGTTGTAACAAAATAGCCATTTATACCTTGTACCCTTATACCCATTTATACCTATGCAAGTAATATTATACTTATGAAAAATCATTCGAAATTTAGCTCCACTGGATTTTGATCTTCTAAAACCGCAACTATATCAACGTTCTTTTAATCTTTTACTAATACTTCAAgccatatttttattgaaatttcggaTTTTACGATATCACTAATCCTATTATAATACATACTTTTATACTTACACTCATACTTAGTTGTATAATTACTATTATATTAACACAAAGATACCTAAATACATGCATCAGATAAGGTATAAAGtaattaccaaaaaataaattttaacataacTCAAGAATCTATATCTATGCAGCCATATACTCTACAGAAAAATACGTACTTGCAAACAGGATTATTTCCACAGAAATGCATCGAAAACCGGCGCCAATCACCGTTAAACTCAATATGCGGATCAAATATGCAATCGGGTATTTTGCCGTCTCGTACACAATCGTTGAATGAAGTATCGAAATATGCGAAACTTTGCGTCTTTTTTTTGGGATTTCTCAACAATCCATTGTTATAGATAAAGGGATGTCTCATATAGTAATAAGCACTCTTGACCTTTTCAATTGGATGTCGAACCAAATTTATGTAAATCGGTTTCGGCATATCAAGCTgagtgaaatttataaaattcctATGCATTGTATACGCACTGGGCACGCCGTAATCGAAAATTTCATCGGCTAgttctctttgctcttcaattgTATCAAGCATATTGCCAACGGTGCGCACTCTGATGTTATATACAAAATGATTAACCCTTGATAACACCCGCAACAGTGTGCTCATCGACTGGCTGCCCACTTTTTCCAAGCgattaaagaacaaaatatcGATTTCCGCTTTTTCGGTATTATTGAGCATCCTTGGGGTTAATGCATTGAGCTTGTTTTATTAAGaaacgtaaatttttttatcaaacattttttctgtgaaattttcaaaattattgcaaTAGACGTGCCAATGAAAGGAATCTACATGTTAATGAATCGCCACTTTTCCGAATTTGAGTTGATGACATACTATACGAACCGCAATACACAACAACTCTTTCACTCACGTTTTATGAGAATTTGAGGTGTAAAAATGTGTTcttattatgcaaataaaacatttgttttgttattgaagaaaataattggTTTAGTATGGAAATTCTTACTGTATTTTACTACATCTGGCTCCACAAAAAACATATggctgaatatttttaatttgtttcgaaaaatcaaattacacttagtaaaatatttttaattttatatttaagtatttttcaaaatgttttatataacTTTGTTGTGGAAAAATGTCATATGGACTCAAGATACAGATGAAACACGAAGAGTAACAGAGTCGTATTATTAACAAAAGTAAGTGGGAAAAAACAAcgtttagaaatttaaattttaacgaaatttacTTTAAACTGTAACCATCTCTATTCTTGCGAATacgtatattattattaatagagtttatttattttttagaggTTAGTACTCCGTTGCGTATGACTCTTAAAATAACTTCGCAAAATGCATTTCAAAACGATGTATCAGAAATGTATTTTGTTGTCCTCTGTTGTAAAGAAAAGATCCTACGTAAATCTAATCTTCATTTAAGATAACGGTTATATATGTAGAATGGTTCATATGTATGCAATAGTAGTTTATGCTCACTGTCCGAATGACCCACAATATCACTTAACGATAAACTTATATGAGgtactttcattttcattgcctCCACGTTTAATGAATTCATTATTAAACAATCACAATTTAATGACCAAGTTAAAAAACgcttttgcatatacatatacatgtaataTGCTTGCAATTCCAATAAATCGGTAACTTTTGCGATTATCGATTCAACAGCTATTATACCATGTAGCAGTGATTATTAACAGTTGTTGTTACGTAATGCCAAAAGGCAATTAACTTCAGCCGAATAAGCAATGATAAGTGTGGAGAAGACACATATAAGTGAAGgagtttttatataaagttataaatttggcatatttttaggaatattttatagcaattaaaagcacaaaaactattacgaaattcattaaaaaaaattgagaaatgcGGTACACGGAGTgcatttttgtacaaaaaagagggaatgcaattgaaaatattgcatGGGCAAATCACTAATTATGATTACTAATGAGTACAAGTGGGTTACCacctaaaaatttataataaattcagaaatattttatatagttaTTGATTTACATTGTTTAcgaaagtttttattaaaatactgaACTGAAAACATCGAATGTCCAAGCCAACCAAAAACATCTCACCCTTTCACCTCCTAACTTCAGGCAAACCATGAGTGTTTTAGACAAATGATCAATAAATCACCactaattcaattaaatatttttttattaattgtatgcTTTCATGTTCTTCAGTGCATAATACTGCTTATACAACCgttgtttacaaaaattataaaactcatATTCTCTTGTGAAATTCTTTCGAATCAGTTCCTTTATGTGCGCACTTATAGACGGTTTCCAAGGATTGACATTCATTGGCGTCGATATCATTCCATTTTCAACATCTATGAAAAATATTCAGTAATGAAACAATGTTATACTTGTGAATCCAAGTCTTTATATATAGAAGTTAAATTGTGTGAAGATCATCCGGGATGCCAAATGTTTCTTTAAGCGATCTCAattatataataggttgtcaagtaagtcttgcggtattttcgctaggtggcgctgaaagcgcgtagttctagttttattcgtcgcatcgggtcatgctataccattttggaaagctcatttcacgcgccaacacgtgtttgattgattgtcgtttcttttaagtcgttcgtgagttatagcgtcgcaaacatggagcaaaataaagagaaaatacggcatattttacagtactactacaataaaggcaaaaagggatctcaagccgccaataaaatttgagcagtttatggacccgatacagtttccatttccaccacacaacgatggtttcaaagttttcgttctggtgtagaggtggtcgaagatgcgccacgctccggaaggcctgtcgtcgaaaattgcgaaattggtcgaaagagaccggcatagtagcagccgtagcatcggtcaagagctgggcatgagtcatcaaaaatttatttctatttcaatacaaaaaaaaaaactcaataaaaataccgcaagacttttttgacaacccattatatagtattttttgcaaaagtgaccatatttttagattttataattCTCCCTTAAACGAagataattttctttataactTTGAAAGTCCATACaagaaacattaaatatttaaaataattatttgaacttaatgtattataaataattgtttttaaagagCCTATAGAGCAGCCAAGTACAATGATCttcttcaaatataaatatttcagcaCTTGGCATcccttaaattatatttttgaaatctttttCTCAGTCTCTAGTCActgcttaaataatttttaagttctGTGAATAAAATGAGCTATTGTGCATTCAATTTACCAAAATACAGTTGCGTTGCACCTCGGAAAAATCTCGGTATATAATGTTCGAGTACTTCTAACGTAACATTCAAATCCTCCCACGAACCAACCACAGCATATTCATTCTCTACATGCTGCATAGCCAATTGTAAGGCCCCGTTTGAATTGAAAGGCCTGGAATTATTTTAACTATGTAGATTCAAAAATAACAACCGCGCTACCGGAAAACGAACATACTCGCAACTTGGATCATgtccacaaaaaaataatgtttgtcGCTTATGATCCACAACGGAACTTTGAAATTTGGAGTCTACCTCATAGCGGCACTCAAGATCACCACTCACAACACAGTCTTCGAAGCCCTTCTTATACCATTGCGGTTTGCGGAATTTCTTAGTTAATTTATACATTTGCACAGCAGTCCAAGGTGCACGCTTATAATAGAACCAACTGATAACACGCTCCACCGGATCACGTATCATGTTGATATATATCGGTTTTGGCAGTTCGAAGTGTGTGAAATCAATATAATTCACATGCATTGAATATGCATAGGGTTCGCCAAAACCGAGAAGCTCATTGGCCAGCTCCTCCTGTTCATCCTCATCGAGACGTTGCCGGACAGGTTCGGAAAAGGGCGCACGACTTACACCGAAGCCATTGCGCTCACTCAACCGACGAATAAGTTCAATGAGCTGTTCACTGCCAACTTTCGGTACACGATTGAACAAAAGTAAGTTTGTCTCAGCAAATTGTGTGTTATTCACATCCTTTGGCTTTAGCGAATGCAACTGCGCcgttttttttggcaaaaaagaagataaaataattaggatttttatccttttttaaaatatttgcctaaTTAAAGCTTTTATGGTTTTCTATAAGGCTCAGAAGCATTCATACACGAGTACATGCATAGGCGGAGGTGGAAAAAATTAGCGAAGTTGAGTTCGAAAAATTAATAGAATGCCAAAAGCTTTGTggatattttgcttttaatatctcttatatttatgtataatgcatacaaacaaaaatactaaGAACATGTTcgtttacatacttatgtatgtattagtaatcatcatcgtatatctcatcaTCATCACTGTGCTGCGGTAATAGCACATAGTCGTCATTGTCTATTCTGCCGAAATTACTGATCGCACTATATTGCAAATATAGACGCTGTTTGCAAAACTCATAAAACTCAATTTCATTGGTTAAGTTCTTACTAAGGATCTCACGCGTTTCCTGACTCACTGACCGTTTCACCGGATTCCTATTAACTTTCGACAATTGCTCTTTACCCACTGAAATATTGAGACATTTGTATTGAAGATTGAATAagtaaacaattataaaaattccTCTTACTATAGTAAACAACTTTCGcatgtttgaaaaatttcggtATATAATGCTCTAATACGGATAGGGTGATGTTTGTATCCTCCCACGTTCCAACCACTGCATAGTCTTGTTCTACCGTACGCTTCGCTTTCTGCATTGCCGCAACAGAGTTGAAGGGCCTTTAATCGTGTAGAAGAACAATAGTCGATTTGAATTAATGTTTCCCTCTTACACTTAAACACATAACATAACTGCAAATAAACATgcttgtatgtacattagggcgggaggcaaaaaacaaatataataaattttactaaGCCTCAAAAGCTTACAATGCGAAGTTTCCTAACCACATAATCACTACCACCGCAAAAATTAATCACATCTTTGGCTTTCAAGGCATTTGCTTTCAACAACAATTGACGAAGGAAACTGCACAAAGAAAATGGAAAGAAATTCAAAGTTACAAAGACTAAATTAACCCAACTATAAACTGGGAAAGTATTATCATAAATAATAAGTGAAAATTGCTCAAAGATCGTTggttatatagatatatttataaatccGTTAGTAATGTCTGGAATCAAATTTCATGATATAACTCCAAATCAGACGAATTTATAAAGTATTCACGTTAATTGATGAACAGACAAAATATTAGTAcgccaatttttaattgaaaaaacaaCATATTATATAACATAACATCGTTAATAAatcacaatatttaaaaataccatGGTTTTCGTTTTAATTGTTCAAATTCGGGATTATAGGAAGAGTTATTCTCAAAACAGGTTTCTTCATTTTCATCTCTGACAGGGAAATTATTCTTAAGCCGGGGAGAATTGTGTTCTCTAGAAACAAAAGTTTACTacaatcgacccaccctaatgtacatatgcgcGTTTGATTGCACTAAGATTGTGAACGTGCAAAATCTTTTTTGCAAACAAAGCCTTTTGTGTGTACTACTTACATGCAGAGTTTTCTATTTTGTCCGCAAAAGAATAGCGTTTGCCGACGATGGTCACCGGATGGATTTATTATCTCATCCTGATTGAACTGACAGtataaattgtttgttttcaCGCAAGTATCCAAATCCATATTCATAAATTCGTCTGAAGGTCTAGGCGGAGCTTTATCTCCCAACTTATCCTTCATGTCTTTGTAATACCACTCGGCACGTATATAATAATGCCAACTTATAATACGTTCGATGGGATGTCGAACCAAGTTAATATAGATCGGTTTTGGTAAGTGGAAGCGGGTGAAATTTATATAAGCTAAATGTTGACTGTAAGCATGCGGTTTCGGCATGGCCAATACCTCCATCATCAATTCACGCTGGCGATGTGGTCCAATTAGAACAGTCTCGAAGCGTTTACCCGAATCGCGCGATGTGGTGAAACCATTAAGTTTGCCCAAGCGAGTCATCAGTTGCATTAACGACTGACTACCCACTTTAGCGACTCGATTGAAAAGTATCAAATCTACGTCCGCATTCTTGGTATTATTCAAGTCGTTAGTGTTTATGCCGTTATCCGCAGTTTCCTCATCATCGTCACTATCGTCGTCGCCTATTGCGTTTACCGACTCATGAGTGTCTTCGGAATCAGCATTATCGTGATTATGGGAATCCTCAAATTTACTAGTATGTTGTTCATGTGGTCGCACTTTACGTAATTTTGAGTGATGATGGCCTTCCTTGTGTACCTTATCGCCATGGTGCGCAGCATGGTGTCGTTCGTGTCCCACATCAATATTATCATTATTCCTATtgtgaatattattattatcatgaTGTCGCCTGCGTACATTTCGCGGATTGCGCTGTTAGGGGATTGAGTTGTGGCAATAACATTCAGCaagaattttcttattttttatcgtAATGACACCTACTTGAACCTCAACCATTAATAGGCTTACAAACGATTATGGACAAAGATAAAGACGTAAAGCAGCTGAGGTATAATGATAGAAAGCTTTTGAAAACAGGGTGTCCACTACGTGAAAATCAACGACTTGTAAGGAGATTAGTAGCACAAATGCATAAGAGATGAACATAACCGATAACAAAAACGTTTAGATCAAATGTGACAGCACATCATATACGTAAAACTAATCCAGAAGTTTTCGAATGTAACTACCTAATACTTTTTAAGACTCAAAAGCCTCTTCAACAGTAGGTACCACTATTTTTTCCAACAGAGCATTAAAACCCATGATTCATATTCCAAAAAGGACAATTCTTTATTACGAAAGAAAATCTTATGTTACAGAAATGAGTAAATATAAGTTCTTCttgacaattattttattttttcgaaactatAGCGATTATCACATGTCAAATAGTTTACgaatttactattattttgatTATAGAAATAggacaattttatttaacatataatAACTCATTTAGTATGCATATATTATGAGGGTCAGCCATCATAACTCAGAAAGAGaattggaaaataaaagttataagtagagtaaatatatagtatacgagtatgtataccGCTTCGACAGTAGCATGATTTCGTAGCAGGAAACCCGCTGATCTAATAtagttaattgaaattttatttagtttcgtTGGGAACATTCATTCATTTAATTGAGAAGATTAAGTAttagcaaattaaaaaagtggAAAGAGGatagtaaaaaattacaaattatgtcaaataaataaaacaaatactcTTCCTTTCGATATGACAGCCTTGCAAGAAAATAGCTCTGAACTCAAGCTTCTTATGATAGTAATAACCTTTCAAAGCGAATTCAAATATCTTGACGTAACGACTTTATAGcaatatattgtttataaagACGTTGTTTacagaaattgtaaaattcaatttcattcgTTAAATTCTTGTGCAATATTTCGCGCACTTCCTGTGAAACACTGGGCTTAATTGTATTCCTATTAACTTGATGTAGACGATTTTTAGCctctgaaattttaaatgacatgataagtaaaataaacatattgaataaatatgtgtatacaaattGCTTAAATTTGCTTTCTCATTAAAAAACAAACTGAACCGTATGAAAATCATACAGAGTGGATCAGAGTAGCACCGAAGTGCTAAAATCTTACGGAAACATCTAAGCTTATGGCAGTACGTggtctaaaattttttaaatattttttggtatgtCTGATATGAAAGctcatttcgaaataaaaagtaaatcaataagacagttttaaaatatatatcactTTCATTAGAGGAAGCACATGTAACTTATTAGCGTTggaaaaga from Bactrocera tryoni isolate S06 chromosome 5, CSIRO_BtryS06_freeze2, whole genome shotgun sequence includes these protein-coding regions:
- the LOC120776875 gene encoding heparan sulfate 2-O-sulfotransferase pipe-like: MVEVQRNPRNVRRRHHDNNNIHNRNNDNIDVGHERHHAAHHGDKVHKEGHHHSKLRKVRPHEQHTSKFEDSHNHDNADSEDTHESVNAIGDDDSDDDEETADNGINTNDLNNTKNADVDLILFNRVAKVGSQSLMQLMTRLGKLNGFTTSRDSGKRFETVLIGPHRQRELMMEVLAMPKPHAYSQHLAYINFTRFHLPKPIYINLVRHPIERIISWHYYIRAEWYYKDMKDKLGDKAPPRPSDEFMNMDLDTCVKTNNLYCQFNQDEIINPSGDHRRQTLFFCGQNRKLCMPFNSVAAMQKAKRTVEQDYAVVGTWEDTNITLSVLEHYIPKFFKHAKVVYYMGKEQLSKVNRNPVKRSVSQETREILSKNLTNEIEFYEFCKQRLYLQYSAISNFGRIDNDDYVLLPQHSDDDEIYDDDY